From a region of the Mycoplasma miroungigenitalium genome:
- the rpsP gene encoding 30S ribosomal protein S16 — MVKIRLKRTGSKFNAQYKIVAADARSPRDGRFIEALGQYNPHTKEFFVKEELVQKWVDNGAQLTQVVHDLFRKHGLNEKLAKNSKHQAK, encoded by the coding sequence ATGGTAAAAATTAGATTAAAAAGAACCGGATCTAAATTTAACGCACAATACAAAATTGTTGCTGCAGATGCGCGTTCACCACGTGATGGTAGATTTATTGAAGCATTAGGTCAATACAACCCACACACAAAAGAATTCTTTGTTAAAGAAGAATTAGTGCAAAAATGAGTAGATAATGGTGCTCAATTAACACAAGTAGTTCACGACTTATTCAGAAAACACGGCTTAAATGAAAAACTTGCTAAAAATTCAAAACACCAAGCTAAATAA
- the trmD gene encoding tRNA (guanosine(37)-N1)-methyltransferase TrmD, translating to MKINFLTLFPNYFKPFVEESIISKAIAKGLIDIEIIDFRLFSKDKHHKVDDEIYGGGHGLLLQVEPIDLALDSLKQRGGYKILVTPQGKKFDQSIANRLSNEKEITFISGRYEGFDERIVELVDEEISIGDYVLTGGELPSMVMADSIIRLVPGVIKEESHQFDSFQNDGLLDYPQYTRPREYKGMKVPEVLFNGNHAEIEKWKKEAQYDKTLKNRPDIIERINNEK from the coding sequence ATGAAAATTAATTTTTTGACTCTTTTTCCAAATTATTTCAAACCCTTTGTTGAGGAATCAATAATCTCCAAAGCAATTGCAAAAGGATTAATTGATATTGAAATAATTGACTTTAGACTATTCAGCAAGGACAAGCATCATAAAGTTGATGACGAAATTTATGGTGGCGGCCATGGATTATTATTACAAGTTGAACCAATTGATTTAGCTTTAGATTCTCTCAAACAAAGAGGTGGTTATAAAATTTTGGTTACTCCTCAGGGGAAAAAATTTGACCAATCTATTGCTAATAGACTCTCAAATGAGAAAGAAATAACTTTTATTTCTGGACGTTATGAAGGATTTGATGAAAGAATCGTCGAATTGGTTGATGAAGAAATTTCAATCGGGGATTATGTCTTGACTGGAGGAGAATTACCTTCTATGGTTATGGCTGATTCAATAATTAGACTTGTGCCCGGGGTCATCAAAGAAGAATCACATCAATTTGATTCATTTCAAAATGATGGATTATTAGATTATCCTCAATATACTCGTCCACGCGAATATAAGGGAATGAAAGTACCTGAAGTATTATTCAATGGCAACCACGCTGAAATTGAAAAGTGAAAAAAAGAAGCTCAATATGACAAAACATTAAAAAATAGACCCGATATTATCGAAAGGATTAATAATGAGAAGTAA
- the rplS gene encoding 50S ribosomal protein L19 codes for MRSKLIELVEQSQLRKDHPDFRVGDNVKVYVRIREGEKERIQIFEGLVISKTESGTRENFTVRKISFGIGVDRTFPLHSPFVAQIEVVRSNKVRRAKLNYIRQRSGKSARLKEIKRNK; via the coding sequence ATGAGAAGTAAATTAATTGAATTAGTAGAACAAAGCCAATTACGTAAAGATCACCCAGATTTTCGTGTTGGTGATAATGTTAAAGTATATGTTCGTATCCGTGAAGGAGAAAAAGAACGTATCCAAATTTTTGAAGGTTTAGTAATTAGCAAAACTGAATCAGGAACTCGTGAAAACTTTACTGTTAGAAAAATATCATTTGGTATTGGGGTTGACAGAACATTCCCATTACATTCACCATTTGTTGCACAAATTGAAGTTGTACGCTCAAACAAAGTTCGTCGTGCTAAATTAAACTACATTCGTCAAAGAAGTGGTAAATCAGCAAGACTTAAAGAAATTAAACGTAACAAATAA
- a CDS encoding MAGa3780 family membrane protein: MKKNNNKTSSQSCLYKNKLNKLFLIFGLIVLITSLAFAIADAFTYTSSQDSYNGTPVISIVFKNVYAFFYFTYLTNFFLGITLLMFPHFKASHKFKKSFFMSIVLITVTFVIYWALISWNPKTWTEPYGAIRSLITHAINPILGFVALYLVRKEVTVNNKTIGILIGIVLAYFLFAFIVYFANYNVYQNNKGVVIYSFLDFVNPLFYKGGNVLLIIILDILMFVLGAIIPVVFSLFWIAVYRIKYTNNIYLKIHKKRHISKK; the protein is encoded by the coding sequence ATGAAGAAAAACAATAATAAAACAAGCTCACAGAGTTGCTTATACAAAAATAAATTAAATAAACTGTTTTTAATATTCGGCTTAATTGTATTAATTACGTCATTGGCTTTTGCGATAGCAGATGCGTTCACTTATACCAGCAGTCAAGATAGTTATAATGGAACACCGGTAATTTCAATAGTTTTTAAAAACGTATATGCCTTTTTCTATTTTACTTATCTAACAAATTTCTTTTTAGGAATAACGTTGCTAATGTTTCCCCATTTTAAAGCTAGTCATAAATTCAAAAAATCTTTCTTTATGTCAATAGTTTTAATTACAGTGACATTTGTAATTTATTGAGCATTAATCTCTTGAAACCCTAAAACATGAACTGAACCTTACGGTGCAATTCGCTCATTAATTACACATGCTATTAACCCAATATTGGGATTTGTTGCTCTGTATTTAGTTAGAAAAGAAGTTACAGTAAATAACAAAACTATTGGTATATTGATAGGTATAGTTCTTGCATATTTCTTATTCGCATTCATAGTTTATTTTGCAAATTACAATGTTTATCAAAATAATAAAGGTGTAGTTATTTATAGTTTCCTTGATTTTGTGAACCCTCTATTTTACAAAGGTGGAAATGTTCTATTAATCATAATATTAGACATTTTAATGTTTGTATTGGGCGCAATTATACCAGTTGTATTTAGTTTATTTTGAATAGCAGTATACCGAATTAAATATACTAACAACATTTACCTTAAAATACATAAAAAAAGACACATTAGTAAAAAATAG
- a CDS encoding HinT-interacting membrane complex protein P80, which translates to MGKKKETFFERLTRKNAQQEENANPKTRKTRNWKFWVISSVLVASVVAGITIPLAANSLIKNYNDAISDDTEILSFDVEGQKDKSIKFNMSSLKSENSLENAQNPKTVLEQAFKQAIFYLYNEEVKASKEYQRLWNSSRSEDDKERNDIALKDIDSLKQKHENLLLDYKAQFVKSFGYSKWEAAFNDFLIKNYNGAKTIEEAVDLKVYSEIQHDALRRFRLNSQFNIKDIDRVATNDIYKIDDSGKLTNEILFKKGERVFPFFQKDINYFEIKDIKEKMTFMTDSFVVAVNNDPKVYNYEYKNAEKFITHFLRNNNPFLVSQFTFPGVAPDKKEADKETKWTIDKKTFKKMMFYWPAAEQKPFDGAISFEKINSGFKSYDEYVKITESDKTNELNKKIVEFSTVLSHLSSDDEEIKKNWGSSGLTSITELFKKGGDDTLKAFSTLDNLLYDNGQIPEVDLFGTLTTIRNNIIKEFKIANPINDIKSATDRQVAQNLIGQFNEEIKKVFDEASDVKKTGLTTDKFNDLVVKPITELFEKDGKISTVYKLKGDNNTRVILSSKGITLLKMKNIDEFKTQDLNSQELVIKDMIKKDFYLSNKYKNSINGKKYNALSLINNSMASPDIVLGQMLNNADFVNYLKQQNNIYAIDENGNLLENVKYSDKDINEIKEMNDNIAISFKARESLELTKAVDKWMKDRATANYDDLFELKNDKVYFKKNNSNYEKDANSIVYDELLKLRKVK; encoded by the coding sequence ATGGGAAAGAAAAAAGAAACCTTTTTTGAACGTTTGACTAGAAAAAACGCTCAACAAGAGGAAAATGCTAATCCAAAAACAAGAAAAACTAGAAACTGAAAATTTTGAGTTATTTCTTCAGTTCTTGTTGCATCTGTTGTTGCGGGTATTACTATTCCTCTTGCAGCTAATAGTTTGATTAAAAATTATAATGATGCAATTTCTGATGATACTGAAATTCTTTCTTTTGATGTTGAAGGACAAAAAGATAAATCGATTAAATTCAATATGTCTTCACTTAAAAGCGAAAACAGTTTAGAAAATGCCCAAAACCCTAAAACAGTTCTTGAACAAGCATTTAAACAAGCTATTTTTTATTTATATAACGAAGAAGTTAAAGCTTCTAAAGAATATCAAAGATTGTGAAATTCATCGCGTAGCGAAGATGACAAAGAGAGAAACGATATTGCGTTGAAGGATATCGATTCATTAAAACAAAAACATGAAAACTTATTATTAGATTACAAAGCACAATTTGTAAAGTCTTTTGGATACTCAAAATGAGAGGCCGCCTTCAATGATTTTCTAATTAAAAATTACAACGGAGCCAAAACAATTGAAGAGGCAGTAGATCTTAAAGTTTATTCAGAAATTCAACACGACGCCCTACGCCGTTTCAGACTTAACTCACAGTTTAATATTAAAGATATTGATAGAGTTGCAACAAACGACATTTATAAAATTGATGATTCAGGAAAACTAACTAATGAGATTCTATTCAAAAAAGGTGAAAGAGTATTTCCATTTTTCCAAAAAGATATCAACTATTTTGAAATAAAAGATATTAAAGAAAAAATGACTTTTATGACCGATAGTTTTGTCGTGGCAGTCAATAATGATCCGAAAGTCTACAATTATGAATACAAAAATGCCGAGAAATTTATCACTCATTTTTTAAGAAATAATAATCCATTCTTGGTTTCTCAATTTACATTCCCTGGGGTAGCTCCTGATAAAAAAGAAGCAGATAAAGAAACAAAATGAACAATTGATAAGAAAACATTCAAAAAGATGATGTTTTACTGACCTGCAGCAGAACAAAAACCTTTTGATGGAGCAATTTCTTTTGAGAAAATTAATTCAGGATTTAAAAGCTACGATGAATACGTAAAAATAACCGAATCTGATAAAACAAACGAATTAAATAAAAAAATCGTTGAATTTAGTACTGTATTAAGCCATCTTTCATCTGATGACGAAGAAATTAAAAAGAATTGAGGTTCATCGGGACTTACTTCTATTACAGAATTGTTTAAAAAAGGCGGAGATGATACTCTTAAAGCATTCTCAACACTTGATAATTTACTATATGATAATGGACAAATTCCAGAAGTTGATTTATTTGGTACCTTGACAACTATTAGAAATAATATTATTAAGGAATTCAAAATTGCCAATCCAATTAATGATATAAAATCAGCAACTGACAGACAAGTAGCTCAAAATTTAATTGGTCAATTTAACGAAGAAATTAAGAAAGTATTTGATGAAGCAAGTGACGTTAAAAAAACTGGATTAACTACTGATAAATTTAATGATTTAGTGGTTAAACCGATAACAGAATTATTTGAAAAAGACGGAAAAATTAGCACAGTTTACAAGCTAAAGGGCGACAATAATACTCGTGTTATTCTTTCATCTAAAGGTATTACCTTACTTAAAATGAAAAATATTGACGAATTTAAAACACAAGATTTAAATTCACAAGAATTAGTAATTAAAGATATGATTAAGAAAGATTTCTATCTTTCCAATAAATACAAAAACAGTATTAATGGAAAAAAATACAATGCCTTAAGTTTAATTAATAATTCAATGGCTTCACCAGATATTGTTTTAGGTCAAATGCTAAATAATGCTGATTTTGTAAATTATCTAAAACAACAAAATAACATATATGCAATTGATGAAAATGGCAATTTATTAGAAAATGTTAAATACTCGGACAAAGATATTAATGAGATTAAAGAAATGAATGATAATATTGCTATTTCATTCAAAGCTAGAGAATCATTAGAATTAACAAAAGCCGTTGATAAATGGATGAAGGACAGAGCAACAGCAAATTACGACGATTTATTCGAATTGAAAAATGATAAAGTGTACTTCAAAAAGAATAATTCAAATTACGAAAAAGACGCAAATTCAATAGTTTACGATGAATTATTGAAATTGAGAAAGGTTAAATAA
- a CDS encoding HinT-interacting membrane complex lipoprotein P60 produces the protein MKKINLLLASPALALPVAVVSCGQNIDTTAKLKQIEEIKKTAPEMLKKIFTHSTLLSLYDVKVDDSSKFEEIYKNTFNDENTTLFKDSWKAFQLYSKNKLDANPYYFAEKLNEWVGDKTLKNDEIQTLSEFKPGDLVPLNKFKILWLNEKTGIRDDLEKMLIVNKYFHISDKDNLKKIDSNFKYDKDLKFELNNYLLSKYAVDKQYAQIWTKDINATNDADDFFTNKKIATAIDGVDSFNTFWKETDTKKQLNSEIEFVTGHEIDKKLYGYSGFKQQTNQYSLKWSFDSLKSKQQKDLYGFYDVVNDRLVNAEIESNFAYSPYKKESTDDKKPVLVYVNQIAPIGAANETELPNTEADADSKDKNKMTKVKLLSFEQTMYKDKLDVLAYIFFLNDSELFDKAINSFAKMGYKIKINKTSDALREIAKDMPFVELI, from the coding sequence ATGAAAAAAATTAATTTATTATTAGCTTCACCAGCTTTAGCCCTTCCGGTTGCTGTAGTTTCTTGTGGACAAAATATTGATACAACAGCAAAATTAAAACAAATAGAAGAAATCAAAAAAACAGCTCCTGAAATGTTGAAGAAAATATTCACTCACTCGACATTACTTTCTCTTTATGATGTTAAAGTTGATGATTCGTCTAAATTTGAAGAAATTTACAAAAACACTTTTAACGATGAGAACACCACTTTATTTAAAGACTCATGAAAAGCATTTCAGTTATATTCGAAAAATAAATTAGATGCAAACCCTTATTATTTTGCTGAAAAATTAAATGAATGAGTTGGCGATAAAACGCTAAAAAATGATGAAATACAAACCCTTTCTGAATTCAAACCAGGGGATTTAGTACCACTAAACAAATTTAAGATTTTGTGACTAAATGAAAAAACTGGAATCAGAGATGATTTAGAAAAAATGTTAATTGTTAACAAATACTTCCATATTAGCGATAAAGACAATTTAAAGAAAATTGACTCTAACTTTAAATATGATAAAGACTTAAAATTCGAATTAAATAATTATTTACTTTCTAAATATGCAGTTGATAAGCAATATGCTCAAATTTGAACTAAAGACATCAATGCAACAAATGACGCTGACGATTTCTTCACTAACAAAAAAATAGCCACTGCTATTGATGGTGTTGATTCCTTTAATACATTCTGAAAAGAAACTGACACAAAAAAACAGCTTAATAGTGAAATTGAATTTGTGACAGGCCACGAGATTGATAAAAAACTATATGGGTACTCAGGATTCAAACAACAAACTAATCAATATTCATTAAAGTGAAGTTTTGATAGTTTGAAATCAAAACAACAAAAAGATTTATATGGTTTTTATGATGTTGTTAATGATCGTTTAGTCAATGCTGAAATTGAATCTAATTTTGCATATAGTCCATATAAAAAAGAATCTACGGATGATAAAAAACCAGTTTTAGTTTATGTGAATCAAATCGCTCCGATTGGTGCGGCAAACGAAACTGAACTTCCTAATACCGAAGCGGATGCAGATTCAAAAGATAAGAATAAAATGACAAAGGTTAAGTTACTTTCTTTTGAACAAACAATGTACAAGGATAAGTTAGATGTTTTAGCATATATTTTCTTCTTAAATGATTCTGAATTATTTGACAAGGCAATTAATAGCTTTGCAAAAATGGGCTACAAAATTAAAATTAACAAAACTAGTGATGCTTTAAGAGAAATAGCAAAAGATATGCCGTTTGTGGAGTTAATATAA
- the hinT gene encoding histidine triad protein HinT: protein MDNIFLDIIEGKLDAKFLYKDEKCVAFYDKFPVNEGHFLVVPRIKSKNITETDDLTAAHLINVARKLGKQEVLDKGISGFKIVINTGASAEQSIFHTHVHVIPYK from the coding sequence ATGGATAATATTTTTTTAGATATCATTGAAGGCAAGCTTGACGCTAAATTCTTATACAAAGATGAAAAGTGTGTTGCATTCTATGATAAATTCCCAGTTAATGAGGGACATTTCTTGGTTGTTCCTAGAATCAAATCTAAAAATATTACTGAGACAGATGATTTAACAGCGGCACATTTAATTAATGTTGCTCGCAAATTGGGAAAACAAGAAGTTCTTGATAAAGGCATTAGCGGTTTTAAAATTGTTATTAACACTGGTGCTTCAGCGGAACAATCAATTTTTCACACCCATGTTCACGTCATTCCTTATAAGTAA
- a CDS encoding thymidine kinase, with amino-acid sequence MNRGNIKGWLEVITGPMFSGKTEELLKRVNTLKWAEVNTLVIKPSFDSRFSDSELVSRTGAKLKSQNVKNSKEILEIWSPEYRAVAIDEMNFFDENLPEVIEYLLSRDVNVLVSGLDLDFLRKPFGITPHIIAIADEVSKLKAVCVVCKRPAGFSFRKISNQDLNVLGDSEYEARCRQCHIKGEKEKAKNNK; translated from the coding sequence ATGAATAGAGGAAATATAAAGGGTTGATTAGAGGTCATAACAGGACCAATGTTTTCAGGAAAAACAGAAGAATTACTTAAAAGAGTTAATACACTTAAATGAGCCGAAGTTAACACTTTGGTAATAAAACCATCATTTGATTCGAGGTTTAGCGATAGCGAACTAGTAAGTAGAACTGGAGCAAAATTAAAGTCACAAAATGTTAAGAATTCTAAAGAAATTTTAGAAATTTGAAGTCCAGAATATAGAGCAGTTGCAATTGACGAAATGAATTTTTTTGATGAAAATTTGCCAGAAGTTATTGAATATCTTTTATCCAGAGATGTTAACGTATTGGTTTCTGGTTTGGATTTAGATTTTTTAAGAAAACCATTCGGAATAACACCTCATATCATTGCTATTGCTGACGAAGTAAGCAAATTAAAAGCAGTATGTGTAGTTTGCAAAAGACCTGCTGGGTTTTCATTTAGAAAGATTTCAAACCAAGATTTAAATGTTTTGGGAGATTCAGAATACGAGGCTCGCTGTCGTCAATGTCACATAAAAGGTGAGAAGGAAAAAGCAAAAAACAATAAATAA